The DNA window AATAATAATACAGGTAAGAGTACTGTAGGGAAAAGCTTATTTTCATTATTTCATCAATTTTTAAATATTAATAATGCCGTAAAAAACCATCGTTATAATGCATTTATAAAAAGAGTTAAAAATTTAGATTTAAAATATGGCGACGGAGATAATTGGTGGCAGCCTCGTGATGAGTTAGTTAATAAATATAACTTGAAAGATATTAGGCAGTTTCTCGAAAACGAATCGGATATAAAAGATATTCGTAGTACTGTTAATTCCATAATTATGTATGATGGCCCTGATAAAGAAGAGTTTTATGAAGAGCTTTTATCTGGTTTATCTGAAGTTAGATCTATTAGTGATAATCGCTTGAAAGAGGAACTAGTAACACTATTTTTTAACAACATATTTGCATCTCAAATTAATAATGTACAAGCGAAAGTGGCTAAAGCTGAGTTGGAGTTGGAAATTAAAAATAAGCCATTACGTGTTGTCTTTGAAGATAGTCAATGCGTATTGGTAGAAGATAATGTTACACTAACTAACAAAGCTATATATATAGATGACCCATATGCTATTGATTTAGATTTCAGATACAGGCTTTATAATCAAAGTGTGGGTCGCGATTATATTAATAATATTTTGGCTGGATTACTACATACTAATAACTCTGATGATTTGGTGGATAAAATTATAGCAACTGATAAGTATAAGGAGATAGAATGTATAATTGATAGGGTTATAAAGGGGAATCTTATCGAAAATAAAAGAGGAATATTTACCTTACAAAATGAGGACTTTCCCAAGGGGCTTAGTGTAAATAATATTTCCACGGGTGTAAAGTCGTTTTTAGTTATAAAGAAATTGATTACAGATAATATTATAAGTGAAAAGGACGTGCTAATTTTTGACGAGCCAGAAATACATTTGCATCCAGAATGGCAAATTCTATATGCTGAGTTACTAGTTCTGATCCAAAAGTACTTTGACTTAACTATTCTTTTAACAACTCATAGTCCATTTTTCTTGAGAGCAATAGAAGTTTTTTCTAAAAAGTATGAAACTGAAGAGAAATGTACATATTATATGGCTAAGACTAAGAATGAATATAGTATATTTGAAAAGATAAATGATACATCTGATATATATGCTAAGATGGCAGATGCATTTTCTATATTAGATAAAATTAATGATGATATTGAGGAATGCAATAATTGTGAGGATATGTGATTATGTGTATATCAGTATTAGATAGTTATTTAGAGTCTTATCAGCATCATCTAAAAACAGTTTCAGATATTTCAGTAGATGATTCAAACAATAATGTGAGTTGTTGTGAGAGTGATATTTTAACTTATAGTTTTGATGATATTATTAAGGAATTCTGTGATAAATTAGATGTAGAGGTAATTGCTAGTGTTGATGCTATATCTTTTTATGATGGATGGTTAAATTTAATTGAATTTAAAAACAGTTCTTGTTCAGGAAGAAAGACCCAATTTGGACTTAAACGTAAATTTAATGACACCATTCGTTATTTTGAGCGAAT is part of the Veillonella sp. genome and encodes:
- a CDS encoding AAA family ATPase, with amino-acid sequence MKLNITNVGKIGSATFEFNGITVIAGNNNTGKSTVGKSLFSLFHQFLNINNAVKNHRYNAFIKRVKNLDLKYGDGDNWWQPRDELVNKYNLKDIRQFLENESDIKDIRSTVNSIIMYDGPDKEEFYEELLSGLSEVRSISDNRLKEELVTLFFNNIFASQINNVQAKVAKAELELEIKNKPLRVVFEDSQCVLVEDNVTLTNKAIYIDDPYAIDLDFRYRLYNQSVGRDYINNILAGLLHTNNSDDLVDKIIATDKYKEIECIIDRVIKGNLIENKRGIFTLQNEDFPKGLSVNNISTGVKSFLVIKKLITDNIISEKDVLIFDEPEIHLHPEWQILYAELLVLIQKYFDLTILLTTHSPFFLRAIEVFSKKYETEEKCTYYMAKTKNEYSIFEKINDTSDIYAKMADAFSILDKINDDIEECNNCEDM